The genomic segment CTTCGCCTCGCCAACCACTTGCCAGTCACCACTTGCCGGCAGGGTGGGCTCGCCTGTGGGTGGGGCAGCTTGCTGAGCCGCTGCGCCCCTCCTCCCTCTTTTGCGTCCAGTAGACGCATTTACCGCCTGCCCGCCAGCCGGAGCCTGCACCACTGGGGGAGCTGGGGCCCTTGCTGGAGGAGCCGCTCGTGGCCTTGCCACCGGTTGAGTACCGCGGCCAGTTCGACTAGAGGAGGTCGATGGCCTGGCCGCAACAGCCGCGTATGACCTCGAGGTTGCTGAGCTCGAGGCCGCTAGCGGGGGACGAAGGAGTTTGCTTTCCAGCACATTAAAACGTTgctggaaagcagccatctccctgcgCAGTAGCTCCACCAAATCAGGCTCCGCCGGAGGTTGAGGTTGACGTCCTCGGCAAACGGCAAGCTCTGCCTTGGTGGCCCGGAGCTCGGCCTCCAGCGCCGCATTGGAGGCCGACAAGCGCGTTAGCTCCCGCCGCATTTCGGCCAGCTCCCGGTGGACTTTTCCCGCCGAGGGAACCCTACATATATCAAAGGCCGCCGCCATAATTTCGGCCTCCACCGACTTCAGCTGAGCGGCTCCGGCAGGCTGGGACTTCTTCCCTGCTATCTGGCGGAGCCCCTCCCTGACAGCTTGCCGAAGGGTCTCGGAGCCACGCTCACCTTTCAAGCCCTCGGCGTCCACAACCTCCATCACGGAGGAGTCCGAGTGGACGGCACTGATCAGGGCGTCACCCTCTGCGGCAGGATGCTCAGCTGGCTTGGGCCGGGCAGAAACTGCCAACCTCTTGCCCTTCCCCCTGCCTCCACCCCGCGCGGCCGTGGGGATTTTAGGGGGGGCCGGGGCCTCCTGCGCGTTGGAGGACGAGGACAATCCCCGACCCT from the Spodoptera frugiperda isolate SF20-4 chromosome 16, AGI-APGP_CSIRO_Sfru_2.0, whole genome shotgun sequence genome contains:
- the LOC126911599 gene encoding uncharacterized protein LOC126911599 encodes the protein MHAAKEERAGELSSPAVVVAESLNGSDTRGEALDSSSKSHTRVPSWKASDSESDSSSVFAASVSSQRQTRAAFKRPRTEEGRGLSSSSNAQEAPAPPKIPTAARGGGRGKGKRLAVSARPKPAEHPAAEGDALISAVHSDSSVMEVVDAEGLKGERGSETLRQAVREGLRQIAGKKSQPAGAAQLKSVEAEIMAAAFDICRVPSAGKVHRELAEMRRELTRLSASNAALEAELRATKAELAVCRGRQPQPPAEPDLVELLRREMAAFQQRFNVLESKLLRPPLAASSSATSRSYAAVAARPSTSSSRTGRGTQPVARPRAAPPARAPAPPVVQAPAGGQAVNASTGRKRGRRGAAAQQAAPPTGEPTLPASGDWQVVGEAKRAAKEARKRRKKAQRQRRPMRSKGA